The following are from one region of the Coccinella septempunctata chromosome 7, icCocSept1.1, whole genome shotgun sequence genome:
- the LOC123317616 gene encoding uncharacterized protein LOC123317616, whose amino-acid sequence MAERKCLICGASESEVQRLFCFPYNPARNELWMQTLGFKACAVRKHHRICNNHFRREAFTDSSLQKLNRNAIPMPWVISSSAANTLESMPSLINEEHAGTSGISTFPASVLADEVEPNTDEEHAAVSSTSTFPSSVPANEGKASVTEEIHAGTSISLSVAAYVFTLVSGGQLDSEAVATANFITEVDMLFDSFNGKAAVGPFGKELRGPLKLGSPHIKFWKEEHEKVQNWQFMRYTKNGRIRKSMPPSQTGWLQSINAIQMIWKYLRNNGFISLRTRSLNQDPLENLFGQIRYGCGSNDNPTVQQFIGTLKTQLLNGLVNQSFQGRNCEDDENTLLCNLKSFLNISLEREEMEVPEDASLTDQIPQFQTSPEELSVNISREVSSGNPGVFSVAYVAGAIVKTLKKHICCALCDNMISSSSSEPQNLFIANKELSDERSVLMYPSERYFVAVGCGINRLEEFLDNSPSHPKVAATALGVLRSDINFEDLGCPDHKNRIRDITTAAICRIGIPWWCKRKCEEVKSDAKKKAYEKKIKKLRHS is encoded by the exons atggcCGAAAGAAAGTGTTTAATATGTGGGGCTTCTGAGTCAGAAgtccagagattattttgttttccatacAACCCTGCAAG GAATGAGTTGTGGATGCAAACTCTGGGTTTTAAAGCATGTGCTGTAAGAAAGCATCACAGAATTTGCAACAACCATTTCAGAAGGGAAGCTTTCACCGATTCAAGTTTGCAGAAACTGAATAGAAATGCTATTCCCATGCCTTGGGTAATCTCTTCTTCTGCAg CAAATACATTGGAAAGCATGCCTTCCCTTATTAATGAGGAACATGCTGGTACATCAGGTATATCCACATTCCCAGCGTCAG ttCTAGCTGATGAGGTAGAACCTAACACTGATGAGGAACATGCTGCTGTATCAAGTACTTCCACATTCCCATCATCAG TTCCAGCTAATGAGGGAAAAGCTTCTGTAACTGAAGAGATACATGCAGGTACATCAATTTCATTATCAG TTGCAGCTTACGTATTCACTTTGGTCAGTGGAG GGCAACTGGACTCGGAAGCTGTCGCTACGGCAAACTTCATCACGGAAGTGGACATGCTGTTCGACAGCTTCAATGGGAAAGCGGCTGTAGGTCCTTTTGGAAAGGAGCTGAGGGGACCTTTGAAGCTAGGCTCCCCTCACATAAAATTTTGGAAGGAGGAACATGAGAAGGTGCAAAATTGGCAGTTCATGAGGTATACAAAAAATGGCAGAATCCGAAAATCTATGCCACCTTCCCAAACAGGTTGGCTCCAATCTATAAATGCGATTCAAATGATCTGGAAATACTTAAGGAACAATGGTTTCATTTCCCTGAGGACCAGATCTTTGAATCAAGATCCATTGGAGAACCTGTTTGGGCAAATAAGGTATGGTTGCGGATCCAATGACAATCCTACAGTGCAGCAATTCATTGGGACCCTGAAAACACAACTCCTCAATGGTTTGGTTAATCAAAGCTTTCAAGGGAGAAATTGTGAGGATGACGAAAATACACTTTTGTGTAATTTGAAATCATTCCTCAATATTTCCCTTGAGAGGGAGGAGATGGAAGTTCCAGAAGATGCTTCTTTGACCGATCAAATACCTCAGTTCCAGACGTCACCTGAGGAACTGTCGGTTAATATATCGAGAGAAGTTTCTTCTGGAAACCCTGGTGTTTTTTCGGTAGCATATGTGGCAGGAGCTATTGTGAAAACCCTCAAAAAACACATATGCTGTGCCTTATGCGATAATATGATCAGTTCATCCAGTTCAGAAcctcaaaatttattcataGCGAATAAAGAATTGTCGGATGAAAGATCAGTCCTAATGTACCCAAGTGAAAGGTACTTTGTTGCTGTAGGATGTGGAATTAACAGGTTGGAGGAATTTTTAGATAACTCCCCATCCCATCCTAAAGTAGCAGCAACCGCACTTGGGGTACTTAGATCTGACATAAATTTTGAGGATCTAGGATGTCCTGATCATAAAAATCGCATAAGGGACATCACGACTGCTGCAATATGCAGGATTGGCATTCCTTGGTGGTGCAAAAGGAAGTGCGAAGAAGTAAAGTCAGATGCCAAAAAAAAGgcctatgaaaaaaaaattaaaaaattgcgtCATTcctga